A part of Capsicum annuum cultivar UCD-10X-F1 chromosome 6, UCD10Xv1.1, whole genome shotgun sequence genomic DNA contains:
- the LOC107875800 gene encoding WEB family protein At5g16730, chloroplastic, with the protein MSTKSKSTLNGTPSNSTPVTPRISRVIRGLAKSDADSSSPLQHSRSVDRSVRSAITSKPPVERRTSKLCTLPDKKPTRVLKPSELQAELNVAREDLKKAKEMLALVEKEKVQALEEVKEAQILAEEANEKLREALLDQKQAEDNSEIEAFRAVEMEQVGIEEWQKEVEAVRNQHAVDVAALLSATQELQRVKRELSMACEAKNKALSNAEDAAKIAETHAEKVEILSAELVRLKSLLDSKISWNETEVSEKNRLVEELKLEIETLKEELEKAKSYEAQLVKKEAIVKQLNIDLEAAKMAESNAHNVLEEWKKKIEELDAQAEEAHHLERSASATLESVMKQLEASNNLLHDAESEIAYLKEKVGVLEMSMVRQKDDLEESEHHAQMAKEEASELRKKVNSLMYDLETVKEEKIQAMENEKVAAARVQTLSEQKNRLVNDLESFKEEEEKSKKAMESLASALHEVSSEAREAKERLLSNQADQHEHYETQLEDLKMVLKATEERYESMLDDAKEKLDVLTNSTEQSKDALAKWKAEWEEKELHLMSCMNKTEEENASMEHEISRLVNLIKDAEEQASAKKDEEAYLKNSLRKSESEVSYLKEVLGEAMNESARLQERLMAKEKEVQNIIRENEELQSREAASLKKVEELSMLLEESLAKNEPEPSVELSDSEKDYYMHPKVVKFSDQIEKPNMDLPPYQSQEVKKLNEHENIAKDDDENQKKKKPLFHKFGSLLRKKSTSSLK; encoded by the exons ATGTCTACTAAATCCAA ATCAACTCTAAATGGAACACCTAGTAACTCGACACCAGTAACTCCGCGGATCAGTAGAGTGATCAGGGGATTAGCAAAATCTGATGCTGATTCATCCTCTCCATTGCAGCATTCACGTTCAGTTGATAGGTCTGTTAGATCTGCTATTACTTCCAAGCCTCCAGTGGAACGACGGACCTCTAAGCTTTGTACCTTACCTGAT AAAAAGCCAACGCGGGTCCTGAAGCCATCAGAACTGCAAGCTGAACTAAATGTTGCTCGAGAAGATCTTAAGAAGGCCAAGGAGATGTTGGCTTTGGTGGAAAAGGAAAAAGTGCAAGCTCTTGAAGAAGTAAAGGAAGCTCAGATATTAGCCGAGGAAGCTAATGAGAAACTGAGAGAAGCTTTGTTAGATCAAAAGCAAGCTGAAGACAACTCTGAAATTGAAGCGTTTCGTGCTGTTGAGATGGAGCAGGTGGGGATTGAGGAATGGCAGAAGGAAGTCGAAGCTGTGAGGAACCAACATGCTGTGGATGTGGCTGCTCTCCTCTCTGCCACACAGGAACTTCAACGTGTAAAGCGCGAACTGTCCATGGCTTGTGAGGCCAAAAATAAGGCACTTAGCAATGCTGAGGATGCTGCGAAAATTGCTGAAACTCATGCAGAAAAGGTGGAAATCCTCTCAGCCGAGTTAGTGAGATTGAAATCTTTACTTGATTCCAAGATCTCTTGGAATGAGACGGAGGTTAGTGAGAAGAACAGGCTGGTGGAAGAGCTGAAGCTTGAGATAGAGACACTGAAAGAAGAACTCGAgaaagcaaaaagttatgaagCTCAATTGGTAAAAAAAGAAGCTATCGTGAAGCAACTTAATATTGATTTGGAGGCTGCTAAGATGGCTGAATCTAATGCGCATAATGTATTGGAGGAATGGAAGAAGAAGATTGAAGAACTCGATGCTCAGGCCGAGGAAGCACACCATTTAGAGAGATCTGCATCAGCAACCCTTGAGTCGGTCATGAAACAACTGGAAGCGAGCAACAATCTGTTGCATGATGCAGAATCTGAGATAGCATATCTCAAGGAGAAGGTAGGCGTACTTGAGATGTCAATGGTGAGGCAGAAAGACGATCTTGAGGAATCAGAACATCACGCTCAAATGGCCAAGGAAGAGGCGTCTGAGTTGAGAAAAAAGGTAAATTCTCTCATGTATGATCTTGAAACAGTGAAGGAGGAGAAGATTCAGGCTATGGAGAATGAGAAAGTAGCAGCAGCCAGGGTTCAAACGCTGTCAGAACAAAAAAACCGACTTGTAAATGATTTGGAAAGCTTCAAGGAGGAGGAAGAAAAAAGTAAGAAGGCAATGGAAAGTTTGGCATCAGCTTTGCATGAGGTTTCTTCAGAAGCAAGAGAAGCCAAAGAGAGGTTGTTGTCTAACCAAGCTGATCAACATGAACATTATGAAACACAACTTGAAGATTTGAAGATGGTACTGAAAGCAACAGAGGAAAGGTACGAAAGCATGCTTGACGACGCAAAAGAGAAACTTGATGTTCTTACAAATTCCACCGAACAATCAAAAGATGCGCTAGCAAAATGGAAGGCCGAGTGGGAGGAAAAGGAGCTTCATCTGATGAgttgcatgaataaaactgaagaAGAAAATGCATCAATGGAACACGAAATAAGCCGCTTGGTAAATCTGATAAAAGATGCTGAGGAACAAGCTTCTGCCAAAAAAGATGAAGAAGCCTATTTGAAGAATTCCCTAAGAAAATCTGAATCTGAGGTGTCTTATCTAAAGGAGGTCCTTGGTGAAGCAATGAACGAGAGCGCGAGATTGCAGGAACGTTTAATGGCAAAAGAAAAAGAGGTCCAGAATATTATTCGCGAAAATGAGGAGCTTCAAAGTAGAGAAGCTGCATCATTGAAGAAAGTTGAGGAGTTGTCTATGTTGCTCGAAGAATCATTAGCCAAAAATGAACCTGAACCAAGTGTAGAACTTTCCGATAGCGAAAAAGACTACTATATGCACCCTAAAGTAGTGAAATTCTCTGATCAAATAGAGAAGCCTAACATGGACCTTCCACCCTATCAATCTCAAGAAGTCAAAAAACTAAATGAACATGAGAACATAGCAAaggatgatgatgaaaatcagaagaagaaaaagcCTTTGTTTCATAAATTTGGAAGTCTACTGAGGAAGAAAAGCACCAGCAGCCTTAAGTAA
- the LOC107875799 gene encoding inositol-tetrakisphosphate 1-kinase 5, translating to MSQRRFRFGYVLASKKVSSFIQDSLINHAQKNGIDLIPIDLSKPLIEQGPFDCIFHKLYGPEWRKQLEQFARQNPTTVIVDPIDSIEKLHNRISMLEVVNELKITAQTETIGIPIQIFIQEKSESESLLQAINRQRLHFPVLAKPFIANGTADSHQMSLVLKPEGLAGLKAPIVLQEFVNHGGVIFKVYVAGKHVKCVKRRSLPDIPEEKLGTLKENLISFSQISNLTAQDRNDDSMAELIEKAVMPPMGFVTDVANQLRNALKLHLFNFDMIRDNKVGNRYLVIDINYFPGYAKMPNYESMMTAFFLDIAREKQNNEANS from the coding sequence ATGTCTCAAAGAAGATTTCGTTTTGGTTACGTACTTGCATCAAAAAAAGTATCCAGTTTCATTCAAGATTCACTCATCAACCACGCACAAAAAAATGGTATTGATTTAATCCCTATTGATCTTAGTAAGCCATTAATCGAGCAAGGTCCATTTGATTGTATTTTCCATAAACTATACGGTCCTGAATGGAGAAAACAGTTGGAACAATTCGCTCGTCAGAATCCAACTACTGTTATAGTAGATCCAATTGATTCTATCGAAAAGCTTCACAATAGAATCTCAATGCTTGAGGTCGTAAACGAATTGAAGATCACTGCCCAAACTGAGACGATAGGAATCCCTATTCAGATTTTCATTCAAGAAAAATCGGAATCGGAGTCCCTTTTACAAGCTATTAATCGTCAAAGGTTGCATTTTCCGGTTTTAGCTAAGCCGTTTATTGCGAATGGTACTGCTGATTCGCACCAAATGTCGTTAGTTTTGAAACCGGAAGGGTTAGCAGGGCTGAAAGCACCCATAGTTTTGCAGGAATTTGTGAACCATGGTGGAGTTATTTTCAAGGTTTATGTAGCTGGAAAGCATGTGAAATGTGTGAAAAGACGGTCATTGCCTGATATTCCAGAAGAGAAGTTAGGGACATTGAAGGAGAATTTGATTTCGTTTTCACAGATATCTAATTTAACTGCTCAAGATCGGAATGATGATAGCATGGCTGAACTGATTGAGAAAGCCGTGATGCCTCCAATGGGGTTTGTTACAGATGTGGCTAATCAGTTAAGGAATGCGTTGAAGTTGCATCTGTTTAACTTCGATATGATAAGGGATAATAAAGTTGGAAATCGGTATTTGGTCATTGATATCAATTATTTCCCTGGCTATGCTAAAATGCCgaattatgagagtatgatgactGCATTTTTTCTTGATATTGCACGCGAGAAGCAGAACAACGAGGCTAATAGTTAG
- the LOC107875798 gene encoding heat stress transcription factor A-1b isoform X1: MEGVNEIGNPPPPFLSKTYDMVDDLSTDSVVSWSKSNNSFVVWNVPEFTRHILPKYFKHNNFSSFVRQLNTYGYKKVDPDSWEFANEGFLRGHKHLLKTISRRKPSQMQVHQETASQVKSLSVGSYDEVGKIGIEEEVERLKKDKSIHMEELVKLRQQQQATDHCLENVGQRLQLMEQREQQTMSFLAKALQSPGFLAELFHQQNESKRFITGMNKKRRFPSQEEENYAGKQVSPLHNRQIVRYQPLLNEAAKALLQKLLKTNTSGWLETKVKNTHGFLTNRSRSFENTLETGGISPHISGVTLPQLPTSSPSHLMSDSGFPFNSTLSVIPEIQYSPSLVPGEAKVPQFPELNALNSQIDHVNPEFLGHGIDTLETLERTDLKRSETGNMPHIDTMQGIEDGVTSVPDGFSTNNVISDEMPKLPGINDIFWDQILLASPLIGYKDEIGSLALEDGLAKEEDVPGVQESDCDKLKRICHLT, encoded by the exons ATGGAAGGAGTTAATGAGATAGGAAATCCGCCACCGCCGTTTCTGAGCAAAACGTATGACATGGTGGATGATCTGTCGACGGACTCCGTTGTGTCGTGGAGTAAGAGTAACAACAGCTTCGTAGTCTGGAATGTGCCGGAGTTTACTAGACATATTTTGCCTAAGTATTTTAAGCATAATAATTTCTCCAGCTTCGTCAGGCAGTTGAATACTTAT GGTTACAAGAAGGTTGATCCAGACAGCTGGGAATTTGCAAATGAGGGATTTCTTAGAGGTCACAAGCACCTCTTGAAGACTATAAGTAGGCGAAAACCCTCTCAAATGCAGGTTCATCAGGAGACTGCCTCCCAAGTGAAAAGTTTATCTGTtggatcttatgatgaagttgggaAGATTGGAATTGAAGAAGAGGTGGAAAGGcttaaaaaagataaaagtatACATATGGAGGAGCTAGTCAAGTTGAGGCAGCAGCAGCAGGCAACAGACCACTGCTTGGAAAATGTTGGGCAGCGTCTTCAGTTAATGGAGCAAAGGGAACAGCAAACAATGTCATTCCTTGCTAAGGCTTTGCAGAGCCCTGGCTTTTTAGCTGAACTGTTTCATCAACAGAATGAAAGCAAAAGGTTCATTACTGGGATGAATAAGAAGAGGAGATTCCCCAGCCAGGAAGAAGAAAATTATGCAGGCAAGCAGGTCAGTCCTTTGCATAACAGGCAGATAGTCCGTTACCAGCCTTTATTGAATGAGGCAGCAAAAGCATTGCTGCAGAAGCTCCTGAAAACTAATACATCTGGTTGGCTGGAAACCAAAGTTAAGAATACACATGGTTTCTTGACTAATCGTTCTCGGTCTTTTGAAAATACATTAGAAACTGGTGGTATATCCCCTCATATTTCTGGGGTTACACTTCCGCAATTGCCAACTTCTTCACCATCTCATCTGATGTCAGATTCAGGATTTCCATTCAACTCTACTTTATCTGTCATTCCAGAGATCCAGTATTCCCCTAGTCTGGTTCCTGGGGAGGCCAAAGTCCCTCAGTTCCCTGAATTAAATGCGCTCAACTCTCAGATAGACCATGTTAACCCTGAATTTTTAGGACATGGGATCGACACACTGGAAACTCTTGAAAGAACTGACCTTAAGCGGTCGGAGACAGGGAATATGCCACACATTGACACAATGCAAGGTATTGAAGATGGTGTAACATCCGTCCCTGATGGATTTTCTACGAATAATGTCATTTCAGACGAGATGCCTAAGCTTCCAGGCATTAATGACATTTTCTGGGACCAGATTCTTTTAGCAAGCCCTCTCATTGGCTATAAGGATGAGATTGGTTCTCTAGCATTAGAAGATGGTTTAGCTAAAGAAGAGGATGTTCCAGGAGTTCAAGAGAGTGATTGTGATAAACTGAAGCGTATATGTCATCTCACTTAA
- the LOC107875798 gene encoding heat stress transcription factor A-1b isoform X2: MGYKKVDPDSWEFANEGFLRGHKHLLKTISRRKPSQMQVHQETASQVKSLSVGSYDEVGKIGIEEEVERLKKDKSIHMEELVKLRQQQQATDHCLENVGQRLQLMEQREQQTMSFLAKALQSPGFLAELFHQQNESKRFITGMNKKRRFPSQEEENYAGKQVSPLHNRQIVRYQPLLNEAAKALLQKLLKTNTSGWLETKVKNTHGFLTNRSRSFENTLETGGISPHISGVTLPQLPTSSPSHLMSDSGFPFNSTLSVIPEIQYSPSLVPGEAKVPQFPELNALNSQIDHVNPEFLGHGIDTLETLERTDLKRSETGNMPHIDTMQGIEDGVTSVPDGFSTNNVISDEMPKLPGINDIFWDQILLASPLIGYKDEIGSLALEDGLAKEEDVPGVQESDCDKLKRICHLT; this comes from the exons ATG GGTTACAAGAAGGTTGATCCAGACAGCTGGGAATTTGCAAATGAGGGATTTCTTAGAGGTCACAAGCACCTCTTGAAGACTATAAGTAGGCGAAAACCCTCTCAAATGCAGGTTCATCAGGAGACTGCCTCCCAAGTGAAAAGTTTATCTGTtggatcttatgatgaagttgggaAGATTGGAATTGAAGAAGAGGTGGAAAGGcttaaaaaagataaaagtatACATATGGAGGAGCTAGTCAAGTTGAGGCAGCAGCAGCAGGCAACAGACCACTGCTTGGAAAATGTTGGGCAGCGTCTTCAGTTAATGGAGCAAAGGGAACAGCAAACAATGTCATTCCTTGCTAAGGCTTTGCAGAGCCCTGGCTTTTTAGCTGAACTGTTTCATCAACAGAATGAAAGCAAAAGGTTCATTACTGGGATGAATAAGAAGAGGAGATTCCCCAGCCAGGAAGAAGAAAATTATGCAGGCAAGCAGGTCAGTCCTTTGCATAACAGGCAGATAGTCCGTTACCAGCCTTTATTGAATGAGGCAGCAAAAGCATTGCTGCAGAAGCTCCTGAAAACTAATACATCTGGTTGGCTGGAAACCAAAGTTAAGAATACACATGGTTTCTTGACTAATCGTTCTCGGTCTTTTGAAAATACATTAGAAACTGGTGGTATATCCCCTCATATTTCTGGGGTTACACTTCCGCAATTGCCAACTTCTTCACCATCTCATCTGATGTCAGATTCAGGATTTCCATTCAACTCTACTTTATCTGTCATTCCAGAGATCCAGTATTCCCCTAGTCTGGTTCCTGGGGAGGCCAAAGTCCCTCAGTTCCCTGAATTAAATGCGCTCAACTCTCAGATAGACCATGTTAACCCTGAATTTTTAGGACATGGGATCGACACACTGGAAACTCTTGAAAGAACTGACCTTAAGCGGTCGGAGACAGGGAATATGCCACACATTGACACAATGCAAGGTATTGAAGATGGTGTAACATCCGTCCCTGATGGATTTTCTACGAATAATGTCATTTCAGACGAGATGCCTAAGCTTCCAGGCATTAATGACATTTTCTGGGACCAGATTCTTTTAGCAAGCCCTCTCATTGGCTATAAGGATGAGATTGGTTCTCTAGCATTAGAAGATGGTTTAGCTAAAGAAGAGGATGTTCCAGGAGTTCAAGAGAGTGATTGTGATAAACTGAAGCGTATATGTCATCTCACTTAA
- the LOC107874686 gene encoding syntaxin-22, whose protein sequence is MSFEDLESGRSLYIQGGDGSWGRQTKQAITNPSDSDNHQSIVAGVFQINTALTNFQRLVNTLGTPKDTLQLRQKLHSTRQQIGELIKGTSAKLKQTIESNRHSQFSATKKIADVKLAKDFQSVLKKFQKAQQLEAQREAAYTPFISQEIISSGSPELPISSSTSPDSGSIFLESKRQDIIQLEHEIVLNGAIIEEREQGIIEIQQQIGELNEMFKDLALLVHEQGTMLDDISSNIESSHDATAQAAKQLNKASKIQQCNSSMSCLLLVIFGVILLIIIVLVLA, encoded by the exons ATGAGTTTTGAAGATCTTGAATCAGGCAGGTCATTGTATATCCAAGGAGGAGACGGTTCATGGGGACGACAGACGAAACAAGCCATCACAAATCCATCTGATTCTGATAATCATCAGTCCATAGTAGCTGGTGTGTTTCAAATAAATACAGCGTTGACAAACTTTCAACGCCTAGTTAACACCCTTGGAACCCCCAAAGACACTCTTCAACTCCGCCAAAAGCT CCATAGTACGAGGCAGCAAATTGGGGAATTGATAAAAGGAACTTCAGCTAAGCTTAAGCAAACCATTGAATCTAATCGACATTCTCAATTTAGT GCCACCAAGAAGATTGCCGATGTTAAGCTAGCCAAGGATTTCCAATCTGTTCTTAAAAAGTTCCAAAAGGCTCAGCAACTTGAAGCACAGAGAGAAGCAGCTTACACTCCTTTCATCTCCCAGGAAATCATCTCATCCGG AAGCCCAGAGCTACCGATAAGTTCTTCTACCAGTCCTGACAGCGGTTCTATCTTTCTGGAATCCAAAAG ACAGGACATCATACAATTGGAACATGAGATTGTTTTAAACGGAGCCATCATAGAAGAAAGAGAACAAGGGATAATAGAAATCCAGCAACAGATTGGTGAACTGAATGAGATGTTCAAGGATTTGGCTTTATTGGTCCATGAACAAGGAACTATGCTCG ATGATATCAGTTCCAATATTGAGAGCTCGCATGATGCAACTGCACAAGCTGCTAAGCAACTTAACAAGGCAtcaaaaatccaacaatgtaATTCATCTATG AGCTGCTTATTGTTGGTGATATTTGGGGTCATCCTGCTAATAATTATTGTACTGGTGCTAGCATAA